Genomic segment of Leishmania panamensis strain MHOM/PA/94/PSC-1 chromosome 20 sequence:
CCCTCGCCAACTGCGGTACTGCTGTCTCGATGAGCTCGTGCTCATAGGTCGTCAGCGCCCCCATGGGGAAAATGCGCTGCACACCGTCACGGCCCAACTCCACCCGTGAGCTGAAGAATGACGTCTCGGGCCTCATCGTAGACTCCACGAGAGCGCACTCGACGATTCCAACATCACCGCGCTGCGCCTTGAGTAGCGACGTGGAGAAGTCACAGGTGGCGTAAGCAAGGCTGAGGGCCACCGGCGGTGCAGCTTCCGTGCTCAGTGCGTCGTGTAAGCCAGTACCCACTATAACCTCAAAAGGTACGCCGTAGCTCTGTACCTCCCCGGATATGCGAATGATATCCTCAAGAGGAATACGAAGCCCCGTTTGGGCAATCAATGGGCATGTCGTCACGCCACCGCGCCCTCCAACAACAGGAACGCTCACGTCGTATGGGTTCAtgtgaagagcagctgctACCAGCTTCCGAGTCCGTATCACATCGAGCGTGGTGACGCCGAAGAGTTTTCGGGGATCAAACTTGCCTGACGCTTTCAGAAACTCTGCGCAAAGCGGGGTGAGAGCGTTCACAGGACTCGAGACGACAGCAATGTTTCCTTTCGCATCGGAAGCCGCGACCGCATCCATGATGCGACGAGCCATCGGGGCAGCTACTTTGAGGgctctgtctctgtcttgGTGAAGAGGGTCGAAGCTGCTGCCGAAACAAAGAAGGATTAGCTGTGCATCGCGCAGCAACACCGGCCACTGCCCCTCGTCAGCGGCGTAATGCACTTTCGGCAATGTGTCAACGTGAGAGAGGTCCGCGGCGATACCGGCACCGGGCATGTCATCGTCAGCGGCGGTACTGCAGCACACAAGCTCCTCTACGTGCGGGTTCAGCTTGAGCAAGAGTGAGAGCGGCTGGCCTACCGTGCTGTTGCAGCCGAAGAGCACCACCTTAGCCTTCTTAAGAGCCGCCGGGGAGCGGCGAAAAAGGAAGCTCATAACAAAGTGTGCCAAGTCCGTGTGTGCccgtgcgtctgtgtgctcAGGGTGAGTGCTGTGCTCAGcttctttgttttcgctTGGCGTCCGCGCGGAAGTCGCTGTCCACGCAGTCGGGCAGGCTGGGGTGCGGCAACAGGGTACAAAAATACGTGTGGTGCTGTCCGTGGGAAGGTGATCGCGGACCAATGCGCTGTGGGTGGGCAAGCGAGGAGGTCGGAGAGGCACCGGGGGTGAGCAACCGGGGTGCATgccgaggagaagaggaagagagacaaacagCGCAGATGCACCAAAACGAgaacaaagagaagcaaaaacaCACAACGATCACGTAAGGCAGCACCCCGTCACACAACACTAAAGCTACAGCACGGAGAGCCGAACCCGAATACACGTTACATGACGCGCGGCGCGCGTGTTAGCCACCACACGGTGCTTCGCCGGCACTGTGTCAAAGACAGCGACAGAAGGCGTCGAAAAGAGGGCAGTAGCGACACGAACGCATCCTCTCAGCACACTCTCTCCATCAGCAGAGACTCAGCGAGGTGGCGGggcaagagggggggggcagcgaagACCAAGTAGGCACTCGCTGGTCTACTCTCGTTTTGCGCGCCCTTTTCTGTTGCCGAGAATCAACCCTCATCACACCTCGAGGGGCGGCGTACAGTGACCCCAGCAAGCCAAAGGCATACCTCGCTTCGCGCATTCACATACGTTTGTGCCTGTGAGGATAACGATGTGCTCACCAACGAGCACACGAATATAGCAGCGCACACCcatgaaaaaaaaggggtgTACGGAGACGTACAGAGACATAGAGAGAGGCACATACGTAggcgtttgtgtgttcgCGCGCAGCAGTACGCGAAAAGGCCGCGACAGTCAGAAGCGCAGTTGTCGGGGGTCACTCCGTGGCACCTCCTCTGTCCATCCCTCCTGTAGCAGGTATGTACGCGCTGATCTGTGAGCACCGCGTCAAACTCTGCGCTCTCTACGCCTACCATACATCATCTTTACCTCTAGCACCAACCAGCTTGCGGTACTCCTACGCTCACCAGAGCTTCCACCACGGTTTCTTGGCCTTCTTCGCGGTCTGGGCAAAATACAAAGGGTCCAGTACCGCGAAGACGTTGTTTCGTACAGACTCTACATTGCCGCTTGCCTCCACAGTCAGCCACGCATCATTTGCAAAGGTCTTCCGCAGTTCACTAAGCTGCCGGCGATACTGAAACATGCGCTGCATAATGACTTCCGGTTTGTCCTCTGTGTGCTGCTCCAGCGGCTCGCCAGTGTCATCGTCCTTGCCTGCCGTCAGGGGTGGGTTGTAGAGTGTGTGATAGACGCGCCCTGACTTGAGGTGGTACCAGCGGCCGCCGAAACGAGTCAGTAGCTCATTATCTGTAATGTCCAACACGACCACTCTATCGACTTTCACGTTCTCCAAATCCTGCATCAGCTTCGACTGCTTGCGGGTGCACGGGAAGCCGTCCAGTACGAAGCCATTGATGCAGTCCGGCCGCCTCGTAGCCTCGCTGACAACCTTCACAAGAAGCGAGTCAGAAATGTGCTGGTCGTTATCGATCAGATGCTTCAGTTGCGAGCTGTAAGTACTATTGCCAAAGTGCACGGCATCTCGCACGGCCTCGCTCGTGGACACATAGCAGAGGCCGTAGCGCTCCTTTACCACAGACGCGAGAGTTGTCTTACCGCCCTGCGGAGGGCCTTCCACCACAATCTTCATCGCGTACGTGCAGGCGGGCGAAACTAAGCAGACTTCTCACACAGTGCTCCCTACCATCACGGAAAATAGGATGAACGCTGCGAAGGAATACAAGGCAGATCGGGCACATACGTTcaaacgaagaaaaacacaCCACTTGTATCGACTCTGCGCTATCCCCTTCAGCGTCGCCCCTGCGAGGTACGGAGAGATGGCCAAC
This window contains:
- a CDS encoding adenylate kinase 2 (TriTrypDB/GeneDB-style sysID: LpmP.20.0220), producing MKIVVEGPPQGGKTTLASVVKERYGLCYVSTSEAVRDAVHFGNSTYSSQLKHLIDNDQHISDSLLVKVVSEATRRPDCINGFVLDGFPCTRKQSKLMQDLENVKVDRVVVLDITDNELLTRFGGRWYHLKSGRVYHTLYNPPLTAGKDDDTGEPLEQHTEDKPEVIMQRMFQYRRQLSELRKTFANDAWLTVEASGNVESVRNNVFAVLDPLYFAQTAKKAKKPWWKLW
- a CDS encoding malate dehydrogenase, putative (TriTrypDB/GeneDB-style sysID: LpmP.20.0210) — encoded protein: MSFLFRRSPAALKKAKVVLFGCNSTVGQPLSLLLKLNPHVEELVCCSTAADDDMPGAGIAADLSHVDTLPKVHYAADEGQWPVLLRDAQLILLCFGSSFDPLHQDRDRALKVAAPMARRIMDAVAASDAKGNIAVVSSPVNALTPLCAEFLKASGKFDPRKLFGVTTLDVIRTRKLVAAALHMNPYDVSVPVVGGRGGVTTCPLIAQTGLRIPLEDIIRISGEVQSYGVPFEVIVGTGLHDALSTEAAPPVALSLAYATCDFSTSLLKAQRGDVGIVECALVESTMRPETSFFSSRVELGRDGVQRIFPMGALTTYEHELIETAVPQLARDVQAGIEAATRLL